From one Peredibacter starrii genomic stretch:
- a CDS encoding URC4/urg3 family protein: MSDLDYILSPVCVRDGAKKIFDETLKGNTHFHYHEEKMGPTVDFVMQTIRENYPDMNIPFHSRWGHFRPGNVDRSLWLKAKIKDLDPMEQARIKWDLVIPSVLLDAGAGPAWKYHEKETSRDYARSEGLGVASYHLFMSGAFSSDGKSLRSDATGLSKVTPKLIEEYFQVTPNNPLVGVEGRTNLLKNLGRALENKALFKDGRPGNLIDYLVAKHGKTIPALALLRGVLDGLGPIWPGRETLNGVNLGDAWKHTKYGLVAFHKLSQWMTYSLVEPLLEAGITVTGIEGLTGLPEYRNGGLLLDTGVLTFKNTKDGEATWGPESDLIIEWRALTVFLLDKIGAEVQNRLGKTPQDFPLAKVLEGGTWWAGRKIAAQNRAGGTPPLNIKSDGTVF, from the coding sequence GTGAGCGATTTAGATTATATCCTGTCACCAGTTTGTGTTCGTGACGGGGCCAAAAAGATTTTTGACGAGACATTAAAAGGGAACACTCATTTTCATTATCATGAAGAGAAGATGGGACCGACAGTTGATTTCGTGATGCAAACCATCCGCGAGAACTATCCGGATATGAACATTCCGTTTCACTCTCGTTGGGGACACTTTCGTCCGGGGAACGTTGATCGTTCACTTTGGTTGAAGGCGAAAATTAAAGACCTTGATCCGATGGAGCAGGCGAGAATTAAATGGGACCTTGTGATCCCATCTGTTCTTCTTGATGCTGGTGCTGGTCCAGCGTGGAAGTATCATGAGAAAGAAACCTCTCGTGATTATGCTCGTTCAGAGGGCCTGGGAGTTGCGAGTTATCACTTATTTATGTCGGGAGCTTTTTCTTCAGATGGAAAATCTCTTCGTTCAGATGCGACTGGACTTTCAAAAGTAACTCCGAAACTGATTGAAGAGTATTTCCAAGTGACACCGAACAATCCACTTGTGGGTGTTGAAGGCAGAACGAACTTACTTAAAAATCTTGGACGCGCACTTGAGAACAAAGCTCTCTTTAAAGATGGTCGTCCAGGAAATCTCATTGATTATCTTGTGGCAAAACATGGTAAAACGATTCCGGCCTTAGCACTTCTTCGTGGTGTGCTGGATGGCCTGGGTCCAATCTGGCCTGGTCGTGAGACGCTTAATGGTGTGAACCTTGGCGATGCTTGGAAACACACTAAGTATGGTTTGGTGGCCTTCCACAAACTTTCTCAATGGATGACTTACTCACTGGTTGAACCACTTCTTGAGGCCGGCATTACTGTAACTGGCATTGAAGGTCTAACAGGTCTTCCAGAGTACAGAAACGGTGGTCTTCTTCTTGATACCGGAGTTCTCACTTTCAAAAATACCAAAGACGGTGAAGCAACTTGGGGACCTGAGAGTGATCTCATTATCGAGTGGCGAGCGCTGACTGTGTTCTTACTGGATAAAATCGGCGCGGAAGTTCAGAACCGCCTTGGTAAAACTCCACAAGACTTTCCACTGGCGAAAGTTCTTGAAGGAGGCACTTGGTGGGCCGGAAGAAAAATCGCCGCTCAAAACCGCGCAGGCGGTACACCTCCACTTAATATTAAATCTGATGGAACTGTATTCTAG
- the upp gene encoding uracil phosphoribosyltransferase has product MHKNLIELNHPLLLHKLGYLRDKTTYSNEFRNLVTEVSKLLAYEAMRDWKDMDAVRVETPIAPTKVDRIINPPVAVAILRAGNGMLDGVLSMIPIASAGFIGIYRDKFIQNTVEYYFKLPADVKGREILLCDPLIATADTMIAAIDRLKSYHVGPIKVLSILTSEHALKRLEHFHPDVKVFALNVEKEMTENGYLVPGLGDAGDRLYQTK; this is encoded by the coding sequence ATGCATAAGAATCTCATTGAATTGAATCATCCGCTACTCTTGCACAAACTTGGCTACCTACGTGACAAAACCACGTACTCTAATGAATTCAGAAATCTTGTGACTGAAGTGTCTAAGCTTCTCGCTTATGAGGCCATGAGAGATTGGAAAGATATGGATGCGGTTCGTGTGGAAACTCCGATTGCTCCAACAAAAGTTGATCGCATTATCAATCCTCCGGTTGCCGTGGCGATTCTTCGTGCTGGTAATGGGATGCTGGATGGGGTGCTTTCGATGATTCCTATCGCTTCGGCCGGCTTCATCGGGATCTACCGTGATAAGTTCATCCAGAATACTGTAGAGTACTACTTTAAACTCCCAGCAGATGTGAAGGGTCGAGAAATTCTATTGTGTGACCCTCTAATTGCCACTGCGGACACCATGATTGCGGCCATCGATCGTCTAAAAAGTTATCACGTTGGGCCCATTAAAGTGCTCTCAATTTTGACATCTGAGCATGCTCTAAAAAGACTTGAGCATTTTCATCCGGATGTTAAAGTCTTCGCCCTAAATGTCGAGAAGGAAATGACTGAAAATGGATATCTCGTACCAGGATTAGGAGACGCGGGTGACCGACTCTACCAAACAAAGTAA
- the udk gene encoding uridine kinase, producing MTDSTKQSKTFILGVAGGSGSGKTYFAKALHRALGEQATIVYQDNFYIDQSHRFDHDGGSVNFDHPESLDLKLLAQCLGELKTGSVTNIPIYDFVTHSRKQEQLKVGPAKIVIVDGILIFHPEYLRAQFDEMIFFDTPESLRYARRLERDVKERGRTPEGVQAQFLKQVKPMHDEFVEPSKHHAHSIVKDLDDYYEYFDSYKAKLLKIIG from the coding sequence GTGACCGACTCTACCAAACAAAGTAAAACATTTATTCTAGGTGTTGCCGGCGGCTCAGGCTCCGGCAAAACCTATTTCGCCAAAGCTCTACACCGTGCTTTGGGTGAACAGGCGACGATTGTTTACCAGGACAATTTCTACATCGATCAATCTCATCGCTTTGATCACGATGGAGGATCGGTAAACTTCGATCATCCGGAGAGTCTGGACTTAAAGCTTCTGGCCCAATGTTTGGGCGAACTTAAAACCGGATCTGTTACCAATATTCCCATCTATGATTTCGTTACTCACTCCCGTAAACAAGAACAATTAAAAGTCGGACCTGCAAAGATCGTGATTGTAGATGGTATTCTTATTTTCCATCCTGAGTATTTGCGTGCGCAATTCGATGAAATGATCTTCTTTGATACGCCGGAGTCTCTTCGCTATGCCAGACGCCTGGAAAGAGACGTAAAGGAGCGTGGACGCACTCCTGAGGGTGTACAGGCCCAGTTCTTAAAACAAGTAAAGCCCATGCATGACGAGTTCGTAGAGCCATCTAAGCACCATGCTCATTCCATCGTGAAAGATCTGGATGATTACTACGAGTACTTCGATTCTTATAAAGCAAAGCTTTTAAAAATTATTGGATAA
- a CDS encoding C1 family peptidase, which produces MKIIIPLVLISFSSFAATLEPVNIDYDYQNAPEYQAIMTKLKEFGDFSKKEETAPAPIKTMSKGEQAVEEAKARNRAIIAAQTKAEKEAVDKNRDMTELQKWKLEEKKTLEGWKKESRDQLNAWKREQEIFLGRIKVYKENTFELPVKQEKIVEKKVPAETLPDVHIVHSAFAVPVRDQWNRPTCSAFAGVRVLEILLAQNKVTRDLSEQYLYWASKPKCYMSPCSEKGSWITPAYKHSQGQTTVDIPQESECGYNGQPVENNETQLPLKSTCKSGVTKVVSYSELKTLAETVESIKKNIPVVMAAKLSENFYKNQGLVTLNDAHGGVAKLDAHSMGHAFVGVGVIELPEKLKATEGNYCIVVANSWGKGWGAGGYSCLTENWLTKFRQKSPFIGVNKVAVE; this is translated from the coding sequence ATGAAGATTATAATTCCTCTTGTTCTCATTTCCTTTTCCTCATTCGCTGCCACGCTCGAACCCGTAAATATTGATTACGATTACCAGAATGCTCCTGAATATCAGGCAATCATGACTAAGCTCAAAGAGTTTGGTGACTTCTCTAAGAAAGAAGAAACAGCACCTGCGCCCATCAAAACCATGTCTAAGGGAGAGCAGGCGGTTGAAGAAGCGAAGGCCCGTAACCGCGCCATCATTGCGGCCCAGACCAAAGCTGAGAAGGAAGCCGTTGATAAGAACCGTGATATGACGGAACTTCAAAAATGGAAGCTCGAAGAAAAGAAAACTCTTGAGGGTTGGAAGAAAGAGTCTCGTGATCAACTCAACGCCTGGAAGCGCGAGCAGGAAATTTTTTTGGGTCGAATTAAGGTCTATAAAGAGAACACTTTCGAACTGCCAGTAAAACAAGAAAAAATCGTAGAGAAGAAGGTGCCAGCAGAAACTCTGCCCGATGTGCACATCGTTCATTCGGCGTTTGCAGTACCGGTGCGTGATCAGTGGAATCGTCCAACTTGTTCTGCCTTCGCAGGAGTTCGAGTGCTGGAAATTCTTCTCGCTCAAAACAAAGTCACTCGCGATCTCTCAGAGCAGTATCTTTATTGGGCAAGTAAGCCCAAGTGTTACATGTCACCTTGCTCAGAAAAAGGTTCATGGATCACTCCTGCTTATAAGCATTCACAGGGACAAACAACAGTCGACATTCCTCAAGAGTCGGAGTGTGGCTATAACGGTCAGCCGGTAGAAAATAATGAGACCCAGCTTCCTCTTAAGTCCACTTGTAAGAGTGGTGTGACTAAAGTTGTGAGCTACTCGGAACTTAAGACCCTCGCAGAGACGGTTGAGAGCATTAAGAAAAATATCCCGGTGGTGATGGCGGCAAAACTCTCAGAGAACTTTTATAAGAACCAAGGTCTCGTGACTTTAAACGATGCTCATGGGGGAGTTGCGAAACTCGATGCCCATTCTATGGGACATGCTTTCGTTGGAGTAGGAGTGATCGAGCTTCCGGAAAAGCTAAAAGCAACTGAAGGCAACTATTGTATCGTTGTGGCCAATAGCTGGGGAAAAGGTTGGGGCGCCGGTGGTTACTCATGCCTCACTGAAAATTGGCTTACAAAGTTCAGACAGAAGTCTCCTTTCATTGGTGTAAATAAGGTTGCAGTGGAATAA
- a CDS encoding GNAT family N-acetyltransferase: MLRLESKRLYYEHLEEKHFEVFYSQESDPEVMKYIRKASQDKDEARKKFNDYLSYMKLHPKLGVWAVFEKETQNQIGLGVLFHIEMKPESGRYEVGYRFNQTSWGKGYATELTHRFLQYGFNELGLKEICGTTNPDNIVSQKVLMKTGMKDMGITTEFRSGSRFFVLNRDEYHPSDD, translated from the coding sequence ATGCTTCGACTTGAATCAAAAAGACTTTATTACGAGCATCTGGAAGAAAAACATTTTGAGGTATTTTACAGTCAGGAAAGTGATCCTGAAGTGATGAAATACATTCGTAAGGCCTCACAAGATAAAGATGAGGCGAGAAAAAAGTTTAACGATTATCTGTCTTATATGAAACTTCACCCAAAACTTGGTGTTTGGGCCGTATTCGAGAAAGAGACTCAAAATCAAATTGGTCTCGGGGTCTTATTTCATATCGAGATGAAACCAGAAAGCGGGCGGTATGAAGTTGGTTATCGCTTTAATCAAACTTCATGGGGCAAAGGTTATGCTACAGAGTTAACTCATAGGTTCCTTCAGTATGGCTTCAATGAGTTGGGTCTGAAAGAAATCTGCGGAACGACAAACCCAGATAATATTGTTTCACAAAAAGTTCTCATGAAGACGGGAATGAAGGACATGGGCATCACCACTGAATTTAGAAGTGGGAGCCGCTTCTTTGTCCTTAACCGCGACGAATATCACCCCTCGGATGATTAA
- a CDS encoding universal stress protein: protein MEFGKRVVIAVDIAKEARGRFDELKEIHFSSGSDVHLVYVFQEIGFNFAIDAYSMAYPLADDRLAIEKSVNDALKKIGREVLPKDVKVHTHCIFSENQKEKLCEVVEEIKADVVILAARKRHGIFESSFAQYMLKHSERNLLILKDRQSV, encoded by the coding sequence ATGGAATTTGGTAAAAGAGTTGTCATCGCAGTAGACATTGCCAAGGAAGCAAGGGGCCGTTTTGATGAATTGAAAGAGATTCATTTTTCTTCCGGATCAGACGTCCATCTGGTCTATGTCTTCCAGGAAATTGGTTTTAATTTCGCCATCGATGCCTACAGTATGGCCTATCCTCTGGCCGATGATAGGTTGGCGATCGAAAAGTCTGTCAATGATGCCCTAAAGAAAATTGGCCGGGAAGTTCTTCCCAAGGACGTAAAGGTCCACACTCATTGTATTTTTAGTGAAAATCAAAAAGAAAAACTTTGTGAAGTGGTGGAAGAAATCAAGGCAGATGTGGTCATTCTCGCGGCCAGAAAACGTCATGGTATCTTTGAAAGTTCCTTCGCCCAGTACATGCTGAAACACTCTGAGCGAAATCTTCTTATTCTGAAAGATCGGCAATCAGTTTAA
- a CDS encoding Crp/Fnr family transcriptional regulator yields MLESLISEQSHHYRKGETIYHEGTSSFGIYLIKQGHVKIFTNGIEGKEHILRLATGGDILGHRSLFKCKMNLESAKALEDTECYFVEHKTIEDLFIKNPELAIDTLLRLSHELDEALNRNSVLVKKNVRERMAEYFLTMDKLYGENHCIRLHLSREEIASMIGTANETAIRVISDFKEQGLITEIDKTFYLKDTEKLKLIADLSE; encoded by the coding sequence ATGCTGGAATCTCTCATCAGTGAACAGTCTCATCATTACCGAAAAGGCGAAACGATTTATCACGAAGGAACATCTTCTTTCGGGATTTATCTCATAAAGCAAGGTCATGTGAAGATCTTTACCAACGGAATTGAGGGGAAGGAACACATCTTAAGACTTGCCACGGGTGGCGATATCCTCGGCCACCGAAGTCTCTTCAAGTGCAAGATGAATTTAGAAAGTGCTAAGGCGCTGGAAGATACTGAATGCTATTTTGTGGAACATAAAACCATTGAGGATCTGTTCATCAAAAATCCTGAACTCGCGATTGATACACTTCTTCGCCTGTCCCATGAACTCGATGAGGCACTCAACCGAAATTCTGTTTTAGTCAAAAAGAACGTACGCGAAAGGATGGCGGAGTATTTTCTGACCATGGACAAACTTTATGGGGAGAACCATTGTATTCGTCTGCATTTATCACGGGAAGAAATCGCATCCATGATCGGGACCGCCAATGAAACCGCCATTCGGGTGATCAGTGATTTTAAAGAACAAGGTCTTATCACTGAAATTGATAAGACCTTTTATTTAAAAGATACTGAAAAGCTTAAACTGATTGCCGATCTTTCAGAATAA
- a CDS encoding dicarboxylate/amino acid:cation symporter, whose product MKYLKSLYVQVLVGITLGITLGLVSPDHAVKMKILGDSFIALLKMLIGPIIFTTVVLGISHSGDMKKVGRVGGKALLYFETISNIALALGLVAVNVFKPGKGFNVDPSTLDSGPIAEYAKKAESTSMWDFLFSIIPKTFTDAFTSSGNVLQILFIALLFGYGLTHVGDKGKVVREFFEGLSQILFKIVHFLMLFAPIGAFGAMSFTIGKYGVDSLAPLAKLMGVFYLTCIVFILVVLGPIARYCGFSILKYIRYIREELFTVLGTSSSESVLAPMMEKSERLGCSKSVVGLVIPTGYSFNLDGTNIYLTMAAVFVAQALNIDLTIGEQLSLLLVATVTSQGASGVTGAGFITLAATLAVVPSVPVGGLALIFGIDRFMSEARALTNTIGNGVATIVISRWEKELDTEKLTHELNR is encoded by the coding sequence ATGAAATACTTAAAAAGCCTTTATGTTCAGGTGTTAGTTGGGATTACTCTAGGGATAACGCTTGGACTCGTTTCTCCGGATCACGCGGTGAAAATGAAAATTTTGGGTGACAGTTTCATTGCACTTCTAAAAATGCTGATTGGACCTATCATTTTCACCACCGTCGTTCTTGGGATTTCTCATTCCGGCGACATGAAGAAAGTAGGACGAGTGGGTGGAAAGGCCCTGCTTTATTTTGAGACCATTTCAAATATTGCTCTGGCGCTCGGACTTGTGGCAGTCAATGTCTTTAAACCCGGTAAAGGTTTTAATGTTGATCCTTCGACACTCGATTCGGGTCCCATTGCTGAATACGCTAAAAAGGCCGAAAGCACTTCCATGTGGGACTTTCTTTTTAGCATCATCCCGAAGACTTTCACTGACGCTTTCACAAGTTCGGGTAACGTTCTCCAAATTCTCTTCATCGCATTACTCTTTGGTTATGGTCTCACACATGTAGGAGACAAAGGTAAGGTCGTGAGAGAATTTTTTGAAGGCCTCTCGCAGATCCTGTTTAAGATTGTTCACTTTCTTATGTTGTTTGCGCCTATTGGTGCTTTCGGGGCAATGTCGTTTACGATTGGGAAGTATGGAGTTGATTCTCTGGCCCCATTGGCAAAACTCATGGGTGTGTTTTATCTCACCTGCATCGTGTTTATCCTGGTAGTCTTGGGACCAATCGCTCGATACTGTGGCTTTAGCATCTTAAAATACATCAGGTACATCCGCGAAGAACTCTTCACTGTACTTGGAACTTCATCATCAGAAAGTGTGTTGGCCCCTATGATGGAGAAGTCTGAGCGTTTAGGCTGTTCCAAGTCAGTTGTAGGATTGGTTATTCCTACTGGATATTCATTCAACTTAGATGGAACTAACATCTATCTCACTATGGCGGCCGTGTTCGTTGCTCAGGCCTTAAATATTGATCTCACTATCGGAGAACAGTTAAGTCTTCTCTTGGTGGCGACTGTGACTTCACAAGGGGCCTCAGGGGTAACTGGTGCGGGCTTTATTACGTTGGCCGCGACTCTTGCGGTTGTTCCATCTGTGCCTGTGGGGGGGCTCGCCCTGATCTTTGGGATTGATCGATTTATGTCAGAGGCACGTGCCCTTACGAATACCATCGGTAATGGAGTTGCGACGATTGTGATTTCACGTTGGGAAAAAGAGCTTGATACGGAAAAGCTTACTCATGAGTTGAACCGTTAA
- a CDS encoding response regulator codes for MKSVLLLDDDKDLCVLMCSIFEELGLRGVCVNSYNDLIQINLPKENFDLIFLDINLGTGSKNGIDAYDWVKSQKYQKKIVFFTGHARNYPLLQAKLSEPNVTVLEKPAALEIIEEILSSI; via the coding sequence ATGAAGAGCGTGTTACTTTTAGATGATGATAAAGATTTATGCGTACTGATGTGTTCGATTTTCGAGGAACTTGGACTGAGAGGCGTATGTGTGAATTCCTATAACGACCTTATTCAGATTAATCTGCCCAAAGAAAATTTTGATTTAATATTCCTGGACATTAATCTTGGCACAGGATCTAAAAACGGTATTGATGCATACGATTGGGTCAAGTCACAAAAGTATCAAAAGAAAATTGTCTTCTTCACCGGTCACGCTCGTAATTATCCTCTTCTTCAGGCCAAACTCAGTGAGCCCAATGTGACCGTATTGGAAAAACCTGCAGCACTCGAAATCATCGAAGAGATCCTAAGTAGCATATAG
- a CDS encoding class II glutamine amidotransferase, translated as MCQLLGMNCNVPTDICFSFTGFQARGGITDHHTDGWGITFFEGKGVRQFLDPKPSAHSPVADFIRTYPIKSTNVIAHIRKATQGDTKLENTHPFVREMWGRYWSFAHNGDLKNFEPAFDGRYRPVGNTDSEKAFCFILQELQKTFGDEAPSMEALGNKLHELTLALATFGVFNFLLSNGEFMLAHCSTKLASIIRKAPFNVAQLKDQDVKIDFSAVTTNKDQVAVIATNPLTDNEVWSIHEPGTLLLFSEGAVVTQYKTVPGPITNCISNA; from the coding sequence ATGTGCCAATTATTAGGAATGAATTGTAACGTGCCAACGGACATCTGTTTCTCTTTCACGGGTTTTCAGGCCCGAGGAGGTATCACTGACCATCACACCGATGGTTGGGGAATCACTTTCTTTGAAGGTAAAGGAGTCAGACAATTTCTGGACCCCAAACCCTCCGCCCATTCTCCGGTTGCGGACTTCATTCGCACCTATCCCATTAAATCCACAAATGTGATCGCCCACATTCGTAAGGCCACTCAAGGTGACACGAAACTTGAAAACACTCATCCCTTTGTGCGTGAGATGTGGGGTCGCTATTGGTCTTTTGCGCATAATGGGGACCTGAAAAATTTCGAACCCGCATTTGATGGACGCTATCGTCCGGTGGGCAATACCGATAGCGAGAAGGCCTTTTGCTTTATTCTGCAAGAACTGCAAAAAACTTTTGGGGATGAGGCCCCTTCAATGGAAGCTTTAGGTAATAAACTTCATGAACTTACTCTGGCGCTGGCAACTTTTGGAGTTTTCAATTTCTTATTATCTAATGGTGAGTTCATGCTCGCTCATTGTTCGACTAAACTGGCTTCAATCATTCGTAAAGCGCCATTTAATGTGGCCCAACTTAAAGATCAGGACGTAAAAATTGATTTCAGTGCCGTGACCACTAATAAAGATCAGGTGGCGGTCATCGCAACGAATCCCCTGACTGATAACGAGGTCTGGAGTATTCATGAACCTGGAACTCTTCTTCTTTTCTCAGAAGGCGCTGTTGTGACTCAGTATAAAACGGTGCCTGGCCCCATTACTAATTGCATTTCAAACGCCTGA
- a CDS encoding rhomboid family intramembrane serine protease — protein sequence MEYKLTKTFLSKKPAYKSFVIGAISLAVLMLFFGADPQKFSATKRLVFEQGEYWRAFTAALLHADLTHLAHNAFFFAGLAALLTNYFGFWVFPVLSIIAGGLINFATIWFYAPDVSLVGVSGVVYFMASFWLTLYVLIERRQTVTTRLVHAVAVSLIFFFPETFQPQTSYLAHGLGFALGVPLALLYFALNFKKIRASEVWVPIEKHFDEMENIILLEESSYRQVPLEEDVPVQRASGCVQCQQH from the coding sequence ATGGAATATAAACTTACCAAAACTTTTCTTTCAAAAAAGCCCGCCTACAAGAGCTTTGTCATCGGTGCCATAAGCCTGGCCGTTCTAATGCTTTTCTTCGGAGCAGATCCGCAGAAATTCTCGGCCACAAAACGTCTGGTGTTCGAACAAGGAGAATACTGGCGTGCCTTCACAGCTGCCCTCCTCCATGCTGACCTCACTCACCTGGCACATAACGCTTTTTTCTTTGCAGGACTGGCGGCGCTATTAACAAATTATTTTGGATTTTGGGTCTTTCCGGTTCTCAGCATTATTGCAGGTGGATTAATTAATTTCGCGACCATATGGTTTTACGCTCCTGATGTTTCTTTAGTTGGTGTATCAGGAGTGGTTTATTTCATGGCCTCTTTTTGGCTCACACTTTATGTCTTGATTGAAAGACGACAAACTGTGACGACAAGACTTGTTCACGCCGTGGCAGTGTCTTTGATTTTCTTTTTCCCGGAGACCTTTCAACCTCAGACAAGTTATCTGGCACACGGACTAGGATTCGCCTTGGGTGTTCCTTTGGCGCTATTGTATTTTGCTTTAAATTTTAAAAAGATCCGGGCCTCAGAAGTTTGGGTCCCTATCGAGAAACATTTCGATGAGATGGAAAACATTATCCTTCTTGAAGAAAGCTCTTACCGTCAGGTGCCACTTGAAGAAGACGTGCCCGTTCAGCGCGCTTCGGGCTGCGTTCAATGCCAACAGCATTAA